The DNA sequence ATGCCTGGGGTCTTGGCCAGAGCGGCCCGATGATCGGCGCCAAGCTGGTCATGCCCGGCTGCAAGATGGATGGCGCCTCTATCTATGAATTGCTCGATCAGGAAAAGGTGACGTTCAGCGCCGCCGTGCCGACCGTGTGGATGATGCTGCTGCAATATCTGGAGGAGACTGGCAAGACGCTTCCCCATCTCGGCAAGGTCGTGATCGGCGGCTCGTCGTGCCCGCGCGCGATCATGACGAAATTCCAGGACGATTACGGTGTCCAGGTCATCCATGCCTGGGGCATGACCGAAATGTCGCCGCTCGGCACGCTGTGCACCTTGAAGCCGGACTATGCCGGCCTCGAAGGCGAGGCTCGGCTCGACGTCCAGAGCAAGCAGGGTTACCCGCCTTTCGGCGTCGAAATGAAGGTGACCGACGACGAGAACAATCCGCAGCCTTGGGACGGCAAAACGTTCGGCCGGCTGAAGGTGCGCGGCCCGGCCGTCGCCCGCGCCTATTATGGCGGTGCGGGCGCGGAGCAGTTCGACGTGGACGGCTGGTTCGACACTGGAGACGTCGCCCATATCGATGCCGGCGGCTACATGCAGATCACCGACCGTGCCAAGGACGTCATCAAGTCCGGCGGCGAATGGATTTCGACCATCGACCTGGAGAATCTGGCCGTTGGCCATCCCGATGTGGCGGAAGCCGCGGCCATCGGCGTCAAGCATTCGAAATGGGGCGAGCGGCCCCTGCTGGTCGTCGTTGCCAAGCCGGGCAAGGAACCGACCAAGGCCGGGATTCTCGATTTCATGGATGGCAAGGTGGCCAAATGGTGGATGCCGGACGACGTCGCTTTCGTCGGCGAGATACCGCACACCGCCACAGGCAAGATCCAGAAGATCACCTTGCGTCAGCAGTTCAGGGACTATCGCTTGCCGACGGATTGAGAGGATGTTGCGTGTTTCCGCAAAAAGGCACTAAACCTCCATCCGGGTTGGGGCAGCGCAGAGAATAATGGTTAGCATTCCCGAACGGCAAACGTCGAAGGCTGCCGGCTGGTCGCGGCGCACGGGCGCCTTTTCAGCGGTGCTTTTGCTGACGAACTTTGTCGGCCATCGCTTTGGCCTCGTCCAAACGCCGGTCTTCCTGTGGGTACTGGGCATTGCTGCCCTGCTGGCGGCGCTGGCGCTGCTGTTTGCCGGCCTGGCCTTTGCGAGGCTGTGGAATTTCGGTGACCGTGGTGGCCGTGATCTCACCGTCGGCGCCTTGCTGGCGCTGCTGGTGCTCACCCCGTACGGCGTTGCCGCCTACTGGGCGACGATCTATCCGTCGCTGCGGGACATTTCGACCGATTTCGATGAACCGCCCGCGCTCGATGTCAGCGACCGGACCAAGGACATGAACGCAGTGTCCCCGTCGACGCCGGGTGAGCAGACGTTGCAGACGGACAGCTATCCATTGGTCACCGCACGCAGCTACGACCTGCCGTTCGAGACCGTCGTCAATGCCGTTGAAACCGTGCTCGACCGGCGCGGCTGGGACCTTTCGGAGCCTTATCCCGAACTCGCCGGACAGACGGAGGTGACAATCACCGCCGTCGCCTCGAGTTTCGTTCTTGGCCTTCCCGCCGACGTCGCCATTCGCGTCACGGATGACGGCGACACGGTCATCGTCGACATGCGCTCCGCCTCGCGTTACGGCCGCCATGACCTTGGCGACAATGCCGCGCGCATCACTGAATTCCTCACGGAGCTCGATCAGGAAGTCGCCGGCCAGATCGGCGCGGCGCCGGCACAATAGCCATTTTTCGAGCAAATCGCGCGCCGCGACGATGATTGGTGAAC is a window from the Mesorhizobium australicum WSM2073 genome containing:
- a CDS encoding DUF1499 domain-containing protein, giving the protein MVSIPERQTSKAAGWSRRTGAFSAVLLLTNFVGHRFGLVQTPVFLWVLGIAALLAALALLFAGLAFARLWNFGDRGGRDLTVGALLALLVLTPYGVAAYWATIYPSLRDISTDFDEPPALDVSDRTKDMNAVSPSTPGEQTLQTDSYPLVTARSYDLPFETVVNAVETVLDRRGWDLSEPYPELAGQTEVTITAVASSFVLGLPADVAIRVTDDGDTVIVDMRSASRYGRHDLGDNAARITEFLTELDQEVAGQIGAAPAQ
- a CDS encoding fatty-acid--CoA ligase, with protein sequence MLGLMQEWPLLCHKLIDNAERQHGAREIVSRSIEGPIVRTTYADLHRRSLKVAQRLERDGFALGDRIATLAWNTARHIEAWYGIMGIGAIYHTLNPRLFPEQIVWIMNHAEDKAVFVDLTFIPLLEKIAGAVKSLKKVIVLTDKAHMPQTTLPNAVAYEEWLGEVDGDFAWRSFDEGTAAGMCYTSGTTGDPKGVVYSHRSNVLHAMIAAMPDAMGLSSRDTILPVVPMFHANAWGLGQSGPMIGAKLVMPGCKMDGASIYELLDQEKVTFSAAVPTVWMMLLQYLEETGKTLPHLGKVVIGGSSCPRAIMTKFQDDYGVQVIHAWGMTEMSPLGTLCTLKPDYAGLEGEARLDVQSKQGYPPFGVEMKVTDDENNPQPWDGKTFGRLKVRGPAVARAYYGGAGAEQFDVDGWFDTGDVAHIDAGGYMQITDRAKDVIKSGGEWISTIDLENLAVGHPDVAEAAAIGVKHSKWGERPLLVVVAKPGKEPTKAGILDFMDGKVAKWWMPDDVAFVGEIPHTATGKIQKITLRQQFRDYRLPTD